A window from Thalassophryne amazonica chromosome 15, fThaAma1.1, whole genome shotgun sequence encodes these proteins:
- the cd7al gene encoding cd7 antigen-like isoform X2, whose amino-acid sequence MLQIQNLVCLWTLFFTLCSQTWCHIEFLEKREGESVVLPCLAEQSNSSPIAVTLKRSWRRHTNVLFMYSNSKFSVHNQEDEGRISVSGDPSSRSLNVTISQLRAGDTDRYYCEFVEEVPSSLDIKKRGKMEFFLLVVVGDAPDSVDIKGVEVCAGDSALLLCLPPHGAGTAVEGVSLKRQRGQAPMEVLYDSKQHHSTPSPSSSLFPAERIRLSSAPGPTGITYSLTVQQLQPGDSGLYSCQLLHSGTPDTSSSLGKQVYFVSVQGGPCSCSRYSFLLYVLSAAVAILFVLLVVLVLICRAKGRHTGKAHVQAPIYEEMSGVQPLRSKLVSHLEETDGSVYRNCSVKKPCLENHYETPISSTGNNQK is encoded by the exons ATGTTGCAGATCCAGAACCTGGTCTGTCTGTGGACTCTGTTCTTCACTCTCTGCAGCCAAA CATGGTGTCACATCGAGTTCTTGGAGAAGCGTGAGGGTGAGTCTGTGGTCCTCCCCTGTCTGGCCGAGCAGAGCAACTCCTCACCCATCGCTGTCACCCTGAAGCGCAGCTGGCGGCGTCACACCAACGTGCTCTTCATGTACAGCAACAGCAAGTTCAGTGTGCACAACCAAGAGGATGAAGGTCGCATCAGTGTCAGTGGTGACCCGAGCAGTCGCAGTCTGAATGTCACCATCAGCCAGCtgagagcaggcgacactgaccGATACTACTGCGAGTTTGTGGAGGAAGTGCCTTCATCTTTGGACATAAAAAAACGGGGCAAGATGGAATTCTTCCtgcttgttgttgttggtg ATGCTCCTGACTCAGTCGACATAAAGGGGGTGGAGGTGTGTGCCGGGGACTCTGCTCTGCTCCTCTGTCTTCCCCCACATGGGGCGGGCACAGCTGTGGAGGGGGTGAGTCTGAAACGGCAGCGAGGCCAAGCACCCATGGAGGTGTTGTATGACTCCAAGCAGCACCACAGCACCCCGTCTCCATCCTCCTCACTGTTCCCTGCAGAGAGGATCCGGCTGTCCTCGGCACCCGGCCCCACCGGCATCACCTACAGCCTCACCGTGCAGCAGCTGCAGCCGGGCGACAGTGGCCTGTACAGCTGCCAGCTGCTGCACTCAGGCACACCCGACACCAGCAGCAGCCTTGGGAAACAAGTGTACTTTGTGTCTGTGCAAG GAGGTCCATGCAGTTGCTCCCGCTACTCCTTCCTGCTGTACGTTCTCTCTGCAGCTGTGGCCATCCTCTTCGTCCTCCTTGTAGTACTGGTGCTCATTTGTCGT GCCAAAGGTCGCCACACTGGCAAAGCACACGTCCAAGCTCCAATCTACGAGGAGATGTCCGGGGTGCAGCCTCTCAGATCCAAACTGGTTTCTCATCTGGAGGAAACAGATGGTTCAGTGTACAGAAACTGCAGTGTGAAGAAACCCTGTCTAGAGAACCATTACGAAACTCCCATCAGCTCCACAGGCAACAACCAGAAATGA
- the cd7al gene encoding cd7 antigen-like isoform X3, with protein MLQIQNLVCLWTLFFTLCSQTWCHIEFLEKREGESVVLPCLAEQSNSSPIAVTLKRSWRRHTNVLFMYSNSKFSVHNQEDEGRISVSGDPSSRSLNVTISQLRAGDTDRYYCEFVEEVPSSLDIKKRGKMEFFLLVVVDAPDSVDIKGVEVCAGDSALLLCLPPHGAGTAVEGVSLKRQRGQAPMEVLYDSKQHHSTPSPSSSLFPAERIRLSSAPGPTGITYSLTVQQLQPGDSGLYSCQLLHSGTPDTSSSLGKQVYFVSVQGGPCSCSRYSFLLYVLSAAVAILFVLLVVLVLICRAKGRHTGKAHVQAPIYEEMSGVQPLRSKLVSHLEETDGSVYRNCSVKKPCLENHYETPISSTGNNQK; from the exons ATGTTGCAGATCCAGAACCTGGTCTGTCTGTGGACTCTGTTCTTCACTCTCTGCAGCCAAA CATGGTGTCACATCGAGTTCTTGGAGAAGCGTGAGGGTGAGTCTGTGGTCCTCCCCTGTCTGGCCGAGCAGAGCAACTCCTCACCCATCGCTGTCACCCTGAAGCGCAGCTGGCGGCGTCACACCAACGTGCTCTTCATGTACAGCAACAGCAAGTTCAGTGTGCACAACCAAGAGGATGAAGGTCGCATCAGTGTCAGTGGTGACCCGAGCAGTCGCAGTCTGAATGTCACCATCAGCCAGCtgagagcaggcgacactgaccGATACTACTGCGAGTTTGTGGAGGAAGTGCCTTCATCTTTGGACATAAAAAAACGGGGCAAGATGGAATTCTTCCtgcttgttgttgttg ATGCTCCTGACTCAGTCGACATAAAGGGGGTGGAGGTGTGTGCCGGGGACTCTGCTCTGCTCCTCTGTCTTCCCCCACATGGGGCGGGCACAGCTGTGGAGGGGGTGAGTCTGAAACGGCAGCGAGGCCAAGCACCCATGGAGGTGTTGTATGACTCCAAGCAGCACCACAGCACCCCGTCTCCATCCTCCTCACTGTTCCCTGCAGAGAGGATCCGGCTGTCCTCGGCACCCGGCCCCACCGGCATCACCTACAGCCTCACCGTGCAGCAGCTGCAGCCGGGCGACAGTGGCCTGTACAGCTGCCAGCTGCTGCACTCAGGCACACCCGACACCAGCAGCAGCCTTGGGAAACAAGTGTACTTTGTGTCTGTGCAAG GAGGTCCATGCAGTTGCTCCCGCTACTCCTTCCTGCTGTACGTTCTCTCTGCAGCTGTGGCCATCCTCTTCGTCCTCCTTGTAGTACTGGTGCTCATTTGTCGT GCCAAAGGTCGCCACACTGGCAAAGCACACGTCCAAGCTCCAATCTACGAGGAGATGTCCGGGGTGCAGCCTCTCAGATCCAAACTGGTTTCTCATCTGGAGGAAACAGATGGTTCAGTGTACAGAAACTGCAGTGTGAAGAAACCCTGTCTAGAGAACCATTACGAAACTCCCATCAGCTCCACAGGCAACAACCAGAAATGA
- the cd7al gene encoding cd7 antigen-like isoform X1 encodes MLQIQNLVCLWTLFFTLCSQTWCHIEFLEKREGESVVLPCLAEQSNSSPIAVTLKRSWRRHTNVLFMYSNSKFSVHNQEDEGRISVSGDPSSRSLNVTISQLRAGDTDRYYCEFVEEVPSSLDIKKRGKMEFFLLVVVGGDAPDSVDIKGVEVCAGDSALLLCLPPHGAGTAVEGVSLKRQRGQAPMEVLYDSKQHHSTPSPSSSLFPAERIRLSSAPGPTGITYSLTVQQLQPGDSGLYSCQLLHSGTPDTSSSLGKQVYFVSVQGGPCSCSRYSFLLYVLSAAVAILFVLLVVLVLICRAKGRHTGKAHVQAPIYEEMSGVQPLRSKLVSHLEETDGSVYRNCSVKKPCLENHYETPISSTGNNQK; translated from the exons ATGTTGCAGATCCAGAACCTGGTCTGTCTGTGGACTCTGTTCTTCACTCTCTGCAGCCAAA CATGGTGTCACATCGAGTTCTTGGAGAAGCGTGAGGGTGAGTCTGTGGTCCTCCCCTGTCTGGCCGAGCAGAGCAACTCCTCACCCATCGCTGTCACCCTGAAGCGCAGCTGGCGGCGTCACACCAACGTGCTCTTCATGTACAGCAACAGCAAGTTCAGTGTGCACAACCAAGAGGATGAAGGTCGCATCAGTGTCAGTGGTGACCCGAGCAGTCGCAGTCTGAATGTCACCATCAGCCAGCtgagagcaggcgacactgaccGATACTACTGCGAGTTTGTGGAGGAAGTGCCTTCATCTTTGGACATAAAAAAACGGGGCAAGATGGAATTCTTCCtgcttgttgttgttggtggtg ATGCTCCTGACTCAGTCGACATAAAGGGGGTGGAGGTGTGTGCCGGGGACTCTGCTCTGCTCCTCTGTCTTCCCCCACATGGGGCGGGCACAGCTGTGGAGGGGGTGAGTCTGAAACGGCAGCGAGGCCAAGCACCCATGGAGGTGTTGTATGACTCCAAGCAGCACCACAGCACCCCGTCTCCATCCTCCTCACTGTTCCCTGCAGAGAGGATCCGGCTGTCCTCGGCACCCGGCCCCACCGGCATCACCTACAGCCTCACCGTGCAGCAGCTGCAGCCGGGCGACAGTGGCCTGTACAGCTGCCAGCTGCTGCACTCAGGCACACCCGACACCAGCAGCAGCCTTGGGAAACAAGTGTACTTTGTGTCTGTGCAAG GAGGTCCATGCAGTTGCTCCCGCTACTCCTTCCTGCTGTACGTTCTCTCTGCAGCTGTGGCCATCCTCTTCGTCCTCCTTGTAGTACTGGTGCTCATTTGTCGT GCCAAAGGTCGCCACACTGGCAAAGCACACGTCCAAGCTCCAATCTACGAGGAGATGTCCGGGGTGCAGCCTCTCAGATCCAAACTGGTTTCTCATCTGGAGGAAACAGATGGTTCAGTGTACAGAAACTGCAGTGTGAAGAAACCCTGTCTAGAGAACCATTACGAAACTCCCATCAGCTCCACAGGCAACAACCAGAAATGA